In Gossypium arboreum isolate Shixiya-1 chromosome 5, ASM2569848v2, whole genome shotgun sequence, a single genomic region encodes these proteins:
- the LOC108450634 gene encoding uncharacterized protein LOC108450634 has translation MAYVEGGVVKSKRSIWRLRTITDFFWAIINFIGVFFSTMFSMEKSDAYRKGFGSSKKWDGGPGGPGSGPYGGGGGPRRPPRGMDNVRGIDHSSLPACGSCCGG, from the exons ATGGCCTACGTCGAGGGAG GTGTTGTGAAATCGAAGCGTTCAATATGGCGACTGAGAACTATCACTGATTTTTTCTGGGCAATTATCAATTTCATCGGAGTGTTCTTCTCAACCATGTTCTCG ATGGAAAAGTCCGATGCCTACAGAAAAGGCTTTGGTTCAAGCAAGAAATGGGATGGTGGTCCAGGAGGACCTGGAAGTGGACCATATGGTGGTGGTGGTGGCCCACGACGACCACCACGGGGAATGGACAATGTTCGGGGAATTGACCATA GTTCCCTTCCTGCCTGTGGCTCCTGCTGCGGTGGCTAA
- the LOC108452143 gene encoding G-type lectin S-receptor-like serine/threonine-protein kinase At5g35370, with amino-acid sequence MGSLFFLIGLLNFYPFSVSGVSFTEFIYPNFTASHFQFINDNGAFLFSRNGTFKASIYNPEAHETDFYLCIIHVESNTIIWSANRDSPISSSGEMSLTIQGISIVNSDGHLKWSTPRLKATVHALVLTEMGNLVLLDQYNASLWESFRYPTDTIVFGQRLSVGANLSSAVSESNLSTGDYRFTVTASDAILQWYKQAFWKLSMDTKAYVDSSYDVEYMAINKTGLYLLGRNGSAVVIRVNLSTTNFRIAKLGFSGQFSVSSFSSGKWVQELVGPTDNCQIPTNCGKMGLCTRESTSNAPTCSCPSGFRSASQNIGGCLPNDRSYSLPTACDSTKNVSVSESNSSDVSYIKLGSGMEYFSLVFSQPDTYGVNFSVCQDVCTGNCACLGIFHENSSGSCYVLENELGSIILSDTGANDLQGYVKVLVGPTSTDPDGDNGISNQRKKFPTAAAVLLPFTGVFLLAALVFFWSKRWKFNKAEELKLGHQNSVSSDDLDGFYIPGLPQKFNYEEIELATHNFKTQIGSGGFGAVYKGTLPDKTIVAVKKITNPGKQGKKEFCTEIAVIGNIHHVNLVKLRGFCAHGRQRFLVYEYMNRGSLDRSLFGNGPALEWQERFDIALGTARGLAYLHGGCEHKIIHCDVKPENILLHDHFQAKISDFGLSKLLTPEQSSLFTTMRGTRGYLAPEWLTNSAISEKTDVYSFGMVLLELVSGRKNCSLKSNSHTFNETNSGGANNSSSSSVAGLVYFPLFALEMHEQGRYLELADPRFEGRVNNNEVEKLVRIALCCVHEEPALRPSMAAVVGMLEGGLPLGQPRVESLNFLRYYGRTFTEASMAEGDNRQSDAHFVFFQQDNATRSSKNTSGSITCLSYISSQQISGPR; translated from the coding sequence ATGGGATCCTTATTCTTTCTTATCGGTCTCCTTAATTTCTATCCTTTTTCCGTCTCCGGGGTTTCTTTCACGGAATTTATCTACCCAAACTTCACTGCTTCACACTTTCAATTTATCAACGATAATGGCGCCTTCTTGTTCTCTCGTAATGGAACATTCAAAGCTTCCATCTACAATCCCGAAGCTCATGAAACCGACTTTTATTTATGCATCATACACGTTGAATCCAACACCATCATCTGGTCAGCCAATCGTGATTCTCCCATCTCCAGCTCTGGCGAAATGAGTCTTACAATCCAAGGAATTAGCATTGTTAACTCAGATGGTCATCTCAAATGGTCAACTCCACGGTTAAAAGCCACGGTTCACGCGTTGGTGTTGACTGAGATGGGCAATCTGGTTTTGCTCGATCAATACAATGCTTCTCTTTGGGAAAGCTTCCGTTATCCGACGGATACAATTGTGTTCGGACAACGGCTTTCGGTCGGGGCGAATCTGTCGAGTGCTGTCTCGGAAAGTAACTTGTCGACCGGTGATTACAGGTTCACGGTTACAGCTTCTGATGCAATATTGCAATGGTATAAACAGGCGTTTTGGAAACTGTCCATGGATACCAAGGCCTATGTGGACTCAAGCTATGATGTCGAGTACATGGCAATAAACAAAACAGGCCTATATCTCCTTGGTCGTAATGGATCGGCTGTTGTCATTCGGGTTAACTTGTCGACGACCAACTTCCGGATTGCCAAGTTGGGTTTTTCAGGTCAGTTCTCTGTAAGTAGTTTCTCTAGTGGCAAATGGGTTCAGGAATTGGTTGGCCCCACTGATAATTGTCAAATTCCAACAAACTGTGGCAAAATGGGATTATGCACTCGTGAATCAACCTCAAATGCCCCCACTTGTTCATGCCCCTCTGGTTTTCGTTCAGCTTCACAAAATATTGGTGGGTGTCTGCCAAATGATCGTTCTTATTCTCTACCCACTGCTTGTGATTCAACCAAAAATGTCAGCGTTAGCGAGTCAAATTCTTCGGATGTTTCCTATATCAAACTAGGCTCTGGTATGGAGTACTTTTCTCTTGTTTTCTCTCAGCCTGATACATACGGTGTAAATTTCTCAGTTTGTCAAGATGTATGCACGGGGAACTGTGCTTGCTTGGGAATTTTCCACGAAAATTCTTCTGGTTCTTGCTATGTGCTTGAAAATGAATTAGGGTCCATTATATTAAGCGATACCGGTGCAAATGATCTTCAAGGGTATGTTAAAGTACTTGTTGGACCTACTTCGACTGATCCCGATGGCGACAATGGTATTAGCAACCAAAGGAAAAAGTTCCCAACAGCTGCCGCTGTGCTCTTACCTTTCACCGGCGTTTTCCTATTAGCTGCTCTAGTTTTTTTCTGGTCGAAAAGATGGAAATTCAACAAAGCTGAAGAGTTAAAATTAGGCCACCAAAACTCAGTCTCGTCTGACGATCTCGATGGGTTTTACATTCCAGGCTTGCCCCAAAAGTTCAATTACGAAGAAATTGAATTGGCCACTCATAATTTCAAGACCCAAATCGGATCAGGTGGCTTTGGTGCAGTATACAAAGGCACGCTCCCCGACAAAACTATTGTTGCAGTGAAGAAGATAACAAATCCAGGCAAGCAAGGGAAAAAAGAGTTCTGCACTGAAATTGCAGTCATTGGAAACATTCACCACGTCAATTTGGTTAAACTGAGAGGTTTTTGTGCCCATGGGAGACAAAGGTTTTTGGTTTATGAGTATATGAACCGAGGTTCCCTGGATCGATCTCTTTTCGGCAATGGTCCAGCCTTGGAATGGCAAGAGAGGTTCGATATAGCACTTGGGACTGCTCGTGGGCTCGCATACTTGCACGGCGGCTGCGAACATAAGATCATTCATTGTGATGTTAAACCAGAAAACATTCTCTTACACGATCATTTCCAGGCAAAGATCTCCGATTTCGGGCTCTCAAAGCTTCTAACACCTGAACAATCAAGTCTCTTCACAACAATGAGAGGCACTCGAGGCTATCTAGCGCCGGAATGGCTTACAAACTCCGCCATTTCCGAAAAAACCGACGTTTACAGTTTCGGGATGGTACTGCTTGAACTGGTGAGCGGCAGGAAGAACTGCTCGTTAAAATCAAACAGCCATACATTCAATGAAACAAACAGTGGTGGAGCCAACAACTCCTCATCGTCATCAGTAGCGGGATTGGTTTATTTCCCATTATTCGCACTCGAGATGCATGAACAGGGCAGATACTTGGAGCTGGCAGATCCGAGATTCGAGGGGCGAGTAAACAATAACGAAGTGGAGAAACTAGTGCGAATCGCTTTATGTTGCGTTCACGAGGAGCCTGCACTTCGGCCAAGTATGGCTGCTGTTGTTGGGATGTTGGAAGGTGGGCTTCCTTTAGGTCAGCCTAGAGTGGAATCCTTGAACTTTTTGCGCTATTATGGCCGCACATTTACAGAGGCTTCCATGGCAGAAGGGGATAATAGGCAAAGTGATGCTCATTTCGTGTTTTTTCAACAAGATAATGCTACTCGTAGTAGTAAAAATACAAGCGGTTCAATTACTTGCCTTTCTTATATCTCTTCACAGCAAATCTCAGGCCCCAGATAA